The sequence below is a genomic window from Oxyura jamaicensis isolate SHBP4307 breed ruddy duck chromosome 20, BPBGC_Ojam_1.0, whole genome shotgun sequence.
TCACACACAGATAACcaagattttgaaaataccaTGACAGATTAGTGAGACAGGAAGCGTCTCACACTTTAGCAGAAAAGTCTTGCTGTTAGATCCCAAGACAAGTCTTAGTCGTGAAGTTAATATACACTAACAAATAATTTTAGAGCTGATATAATAGTAATGCTAATATTCCTCAAAGAATAGTATGGGAAATTTCATAATACTGGTGttttcatctaaaataaaacaaaaaattttaCATCAGGCAGTCTGCAgtccctctctccccctgcccctcccctcccccccccaaaaaaagtaCCAAATTGAAAAATCAGCTACCAGAGTTGAGAACCCAGAGCATATTTGTTAATTCCTGACACATTTATGTAGGTAACACCACCTCCTACAGAACAAATTTTGGAATTCTGAAggtttttccccatttttgttCATGTGACTGATGTGCATTAAcagcctatttatttttttttacagagagcctttgaattttatttatctgaaattattGTTCACATTGGTCCAAATATCTAAAAAACACATTGGgcaaatgtaggaaaaaaaaaaaaaaaaaaaaaaaaaaaaaacaagcactcCTAAAATACAAATGTCAGTGCCCTTCTGTGCCCTTCTGTTTTACATGAGCAACAGTGACAGCACAAGTTCAGACGCTACTTTTAAGTGAGGACAGTTCCTAGAACTTCATTACTGCAAAACATTCAGCTGTGGAAGACTGCAGTGATGTGGTAGCAAGGCAGGTTATCTGCCTTCTATTGCACAAAAATAGTAGCAAGCATCtctattaaattatatttgccGTGAGACTGATTTAATAATGTGTTTTGATATTCTCTTTGAAGATTTAACTAAAAGATCCCAGAGAGTCAGCAGGAAAGAGGCAGAGAACAAGAAATCTTCCAAGGTAGGTGGCTGTTCAGAAAATGTCATCAGATTAGAATGGTTTATTACTTCTATAATTTTCCTCAGTGCATTcatttgaaaagcttttatgGTCATTCtctgatttaaataatttgcataCAGTTTGAAGCTTAATACGGTAGAAACAGATGAAGAACATgaatgatggaaagaaaagtatGATCTTAGATTTGTTACAGGTtcttgggttttgtgttttgttgtttttcaattggttttggtttgttttattttacgGTCCTCTTATACCAAAGGTAACTTAGCCTTGAGTTGCTTTAAGTATTTGAAACACTGTTTAGTTATCTGCcaaaaaagatttcagtcttGCCATGTAGGTTAACTGTCCAAGCTCTGCAGCTCAGGGGCATAAACTCACTGTCTGTTCATTTTTAACTACGGGTGCTAAAAAATAGAAGTAGAAGCATCCCAAGAATTTGGtatttgcttgaaaaatattatcaagTAATTTTATCAAATCTGTAGATATAGagtgatagattttttttaacctgtagCCATTAGTTCTTAAATGTGAAACATTACCTGGACTGGACTcctacatttttaaagactcTCTAGGAGAATAGAGAATAGCATTCTTACTTCATTTTTAGTTAACAAACTAAATGATTTAAGAGCCATTTACAGTCACAACAGCCATTTACAGCCAAACCAGTAATAGCTGCAACCAGGAACATTTAGagctccttcttttcctttctaattgGTGTCCTGTATGGTCAGCCTTCCCTGGAACACTTCCTAAATCTAAAGGATGGCTCAGATTGAAAGAGGCTGCAGCAAGACAGTGTTTCCTGTGATCTAGTCCAACCACATCAATTCCATGTTGCTACCTAATACAGGTTCCACTGCTAGCAACCACCTACTAATCTCAAGCCACAAGTTCCCATaactcattttatttgcatCTAACCTTTATTCTGACCCATACTTGTTTTACATTtgtatgaattttcttttttttttgttgttgtagaaAAAAGCTGAACTGAAGAAACCTCCAAAACCAAGGCCCACACCTGCAGCTGACTGCGTGCCAAACTTCAAAACCTGCAAACCACACTTGAATTCATGTTGTAACTACTGTGCCTTGTGCAAATGCCGAATATTTCAGACCATCTGCCAATGTCTAACGTTAAACCCAAAGTGCTAAACCAAACCAGGAACACGTTACGGCTTCTGTCTTTCATTAGCTTCTCAAGTGTATATGTCAAACTGTCTAATGTGCATAGCAATTTAAGTAGAGAGCTTTGAAGCTGGTAGGTTGGA
It includes:
- the ASIP gene encoding agouti-signaling protein — protein: MERKNLFLSLLLCYNLLRATNSHMVIEEKTERNLSRNNKMNLSDLPPISIVDLTKRSQRVSRKEAENKKSSKKKAELKKPPKPRPTPAADCVPNFKTCKPHLNSCCNYCALCKCRIFQTICQCLTLNPKC